The genomic segment GGCAAGACCGATCCTGACCGAGGAGGTGTATCGTGGGGGAAAGAACCCGTTCCTGGCGCCACCATCCACGTTGCAGCCCGAAAACAGGCTCTTCGAGATGTGCCGTGACACGCTTCGGGGGCCCGGTATGCGGGATCTGCCCTTCTTCGATACCGGCCGAGTGACCCGCCTGCTTGACCGTCTTCCGGGGATGGATGACGGAAGAAGAGCCGCGCTGGATCCGCTGATTATGGCGCTGACCTCACTTTGCGTTTTGCAGGAGCGATACGATATGTGATCCTGCGGACCATCATGCGGCCGTGGTGGTTCAGTCGCTGATCGGCTGACTGAGGCCACCCGTCCGGCATTCAAGTAAACCCGTGAGCAATCGGTTGTTTTGTGCTTTAGACTTTCGCGTATTTTACTTCACGTGGTGGATTCACCTGTCTCTCGATAGCGGACCATTCCAATCGCTGAATGAACAAAGACTCCAGTAACCACCAGTCCGGCGTTCGATACGAAGCGGACGAAAGACCTCCGTTTCTCCTGGCCATCGGACTCGGTCTCCAGTTCGCCCTGCTCACCGTTGGCAGCGTGTTTCTGAAAGTCGCCATCGTGAGCCGCGCCGGAGGCGCCGGCGAGGACTATCTGGTATGGGCGGTATTCGCCGCTGCCATCATCACCGGAACGACCACGATCATCCAGGTTTTGCGCGTCGGGCGCGTCGGAGCAGGCTACGTGCTCCTGATGGGCACGTCGGGCAGTTTCATCGCGATCTGCATTTCGGCCCTGCTGGAGGGCGGGCCCGCGCTGATGGCAACCCTCATCATCGTCTCGTCGCTCTTCCAGTTCCTGCTTTCCGCCCGTCTTTCGCTGCTTCGCCGGATCCTGACGCCGGTCGTCACCGGTACGGTCATCATGTTGATCCCAGTCTCGATCACGCCCGTCGTCTTCAGGATGCTGGGCGATGTTCCCGAAGGGTTCCCGGAGTCGTCCGCACCCTTTATGGTGCTCGCTACCCTGTTGGTCACCATAGTCATCGCTTTGAAGGCGAAGTCGTCGCTGAGGCTATGGGCGCCCGTGATCGGCATGGTCACGGGTTCCATCGTCGGCGGATACTATGGCCTGTACGACACGGAGCGCGTGATCGCCGCGCCCTGGCTCGGACTGCCGGACGGCCACTGGCCGGGTATCGATCTCTCCTTCGGCACCGCGTTCTGGGCGCTGGTGCCCGCTTTCCTGTTCGTAACGCTGGTGGATGCCGTGGATACCATCGGCGACTCGGTCGCGATCCAGCGCATATCGTGGCGCCGTCCCCGGGCCGTGGACTACCGGGCGGTGCAGGGCGCCCTGGCCGCGGACGGCACGGGCAACATCCTTTCCGGCCTGCTGGGCACGATTCCCAACACCACCTACTCCTCGAGCATCGCGGTGACGGAATTGACCGGCGTAGCCTCCCGCATGGTCGGGGTGGTCGTGGGGGCAATCTACATCCTCGTCGCGTTTGTGCCGAAGGTCCCGGCGGTGGTCCTCGCCATACCGAACCCGGTCGTCGGCAGTTTCCTGCTCGTGCTGCTGGCCATCCTCTTCCTCATCGGCATGAAGCTGGTCGTGCAGGATGGGATCGACTACCGAAAGGGACTGGTCGTCGGGGTTGGCTTCTGGATTGGCGTGGGTTTTCAGAACGACGCGATCTATCCGGCGCTGGTTGCCGATTTCGCCGGTGGATTCCTGCGGAACGGGATGACTTCGGGCGGACTGGCGGCGATCCTCATGACGCTGTTTCTGGAACTGGCCGCTCCCCGCCGGTACCGGATGGAGGCCGCCTTCGATCTCGCGGCACTGTCGAAGATCCGGGCTTTTCTGGAAGCATTCGCCATCCGGCAGGGCTGGGCCAAGGAGACGACGGACCGGCTCGTGGCGGCCAGCGAGGAAACGCTGTTGACGCTGAATCCACGGGAAAGCGAGACCGGCCAGCGCCGGCGGCTGCTCCTGGTCGTCCGCCAGGAGGACGAAAGAGCGATCCTGGAATTTGTCGCGGCCACCGGCGAAGGCAACCTCCAGGACAGGATCGAGCTGCTCGGCGACGCACGGGCTGTGGAAACGCCGGAGGAAATGGAGGTGTCGCTGCGCCTCCTGAGGCACTTCGCTTCTTCGGTCCGCCATCAGCAGTACCACGACACGGATATCATCACCCTCCAGGTCGAAGTCCGGCAGTCGGATCCCGCCGCATGACGTCAATAACGGACCGGTCGGTACGCCCGGTGTACGCCACCGGTGTACGCCTTCGGTGTACGCCTTCGGTGTACGCGGGATGTATCTACAATGGAATGCCTTGACTCGCTGGTGCGTGCCTTTATTTTCCTAACCCTGTGAGCATTTTCAAGACCCCGTCGACAAACCGTTTCCAGTTCCTGCCGTAACCAGGCTGTAGCACTGGATCTCAACAGGACCCTGCATGAACACGGACGCTTCAGCCCGCCAGTCAAGCGTACGCTATGAAGCGGACGAACGTCCACCGCTTCTTCTGACCATAGGTCTCGGACTCCAGATCGCCCTGCTTACGGTCGGTGGCGTGGTCCTGACCGTGGCCATCGTGAGCCGGGCCGGCGGCGCGAGCGAATCCTTCCTGACCTGGGGGGTGTTCGCCGCGGCGGCGATCAGCGGAACGACCACGATCATTCAGGCCATTCGAGTCGGCCGCATCGGCGCGGGCTACGTACTCATGATGGGTACGTCAGGCAGCTTTATCGCGGTCTGCATCGGGGCGCTCGCGCAAGGCGGTCCCGCGCTGATGGCGACGCTCATCATCATCTCCTCGCTGTTCCAGTTCCTGCTGTCCGCCCGCCTATCCCTGCTGCGCAGGATACTGACGCCGGCGGTCTCCGGGACGGTCATCATGCTGATTTCGGTCACGGTGATGCCCATCGCGTTCAACATGCTGAACAGGGTACCGGAAGGCATGCCGTCCACGTCCGCGGCGGTCACGGCCCTGGCCACCGTGCTGGTCACCCTCGGCATCGCGTTGAAGGCGAAGTCGTCGCTGCGCCTCTGGGCGCCCGTGATCGGCGTCGCCGTGGGGTCCATCGTGGGCGGATACTTCGGTCTGTACGATGCCGGCAGGGTAGCCGCCGCTTCCTGGCTGGGGCTTCCGGACGGGAGTTGGCCGGGCATCGATATCTCTTTCGGTCCCGCCTTCTGGGCGCTGCTTCCCGCCTTCATGTTCGTAACGCTGGTCGGCGCCGTGGAAACGATCGGCGACTCGGTCGCGATCCAGCGCGTTTCGTGGCGCAGGCCCCGCGCGGTGGATTACCGGGCCGTGCAGGGCGCCGTGGCCGCGGACGGCCTGGGCAACCTCCTGTCCGGTCTCATGGGTACGGTGCCCAATACGACCTATTCCTCGAGCATCGCGGTGACCGAGTTGACCGGCGTGGCTTCCCGCATGGTCGGGGTGGTCGTGGGACTGGCTTTTGTCCTGGTCGCGTTTATCCCGAAGTTCCTGGCGGTCGTTCTCGCCATTCCGGATCCCGTTGCCGGCGGCTTTCTGATCGTGCTGCTTGCCATGCTGTTCGTCATCGGCATGAAGTTGGTCTTGCAGGATGGGATAGACTACCGGAAGGGGCTGGTCGTAGGCGTGGGTTTCTGGATCGGCGTCGGTTTTCAGAATGACGCGATCTTTCCCGCGCTGGTCTCCGACTTCGCGGGCGGACTCCTGCGGAACGGCATGACGGCTGGCGGACTGACGGCCATACTCATGACGATTTTTCTGGAAATCACTTCCCCGCGCCGTCACCGGATGGAGTCGGACTTCGATCTTGCGGCGCTGCCGAAGATCCGTGCGTTTCTCGAAGGATTCGCCCGCCGCCAGGGCTGGGACAAGGGGACGGCGGACCGGCTTATGGCTGCGAGTGAAGAAACGCTGTTGGCACTGATTCCTCAGGACGGTGAGCACAGCCAGCCCCGGCGGCTGCTCCTGGTCGCGCACCGGGAGGGCGAAAGCGCGGTCCTCGAACTGGTCGCGGCGACCGGCGAGGGAAACCTGCAGGACAGGATCGAATTGCTCGGTGACGAAAGAGCCGTGGAGACGCCGGAGGAACTGGAAATATCACTCCGTCTCTTGAGACACTACGCTTCGTCGGTGCACCACCAGCAATACCACGATACCGATATCGTCACTCTTCAGGTGGACGTGCGCCCGCCCACGCCACGATAACCTCGGGTTCAGTGGACTTGAACGGACTGTCTTTCGAAGAACGGCAGTGTGTGGAAGCGTAGTGGTACTGGAGCGCCCTTCGGCGGCGATCGGACGTATTCGGCGGCGTGTAGTGGTAGGTCTCGCTGTGGAACACGAGGGCGTCCCCTGACTTCATGACACAGGCCACCGCGTCGTCCGCGGTGGGCGCCGAAGACAGTCCGTAATCGTCCTCCACCCCCCCGTGTTCTCCGATCCCCGCACGATGCGACCTCGGAATGACGTGCATGCATCCGTTCGCCACGTCGGCGTCGTCGAGGGCGATCCAGAATCCGAAAACATCGTTGGGTTCCAGTCGGAAGTATGCGTTGTCCTGGTGCCAGACCTTCTGGCCGCCGAACCGGGGCGGTTTCATCAGCAGCATGCTCTGAAACAGGGAAACGTCCGGTCCGATCAG from the Gemmatimonadota bacterium genome contains:
- a CDS encoding phytanoyl-CoA dioxygenase family protein, translating into MTAETLLSAAQKSTFDRDGYFIAEAFLSPDEVESIRREITAIVDRYPDVPEELVQIEPAVRRGAVTPESRELGVRKLFRMTRHSELFHALAFHPRMVGMALELIGPDVSLFQSMLLMKPPRFGGQKVWHQDNAYFRLEPNDVFGFWIALDDADVANGCMHVIPRSHRAGIGEHGGVEDDYGLSSAPTADDAVACVMKSGDALVFHSETYHYTPPNTSDRRRRALQYHYASTHCRSSKDSPFKSTEPEVIVAWAGARPPEE